The following proteins are co-located in the Haloplanus sp. HW8-1 genome:
- a CDS encoding DUF7503 family protein, giving the protein MSESDSGTVAAYLNDNPRMMGVLFTMLLLLSQAGTVAASNGGGISGP; this is encoded by the coding sequence ATGTCCGAAAGTGACAGCGGCACGGTGGCAGCGTACCTGAACGACAACCCGCGGATGATGGGCGTCCTGTTCACGATGCTCCTGCTCCTCTCGCAGGCCGGCACCGTGGCAGCGAGCAACGGTGGCGGGATCTCGGGTCCCTAA
- a CDS encoding response regulator has translation MSDDTPLVLVVEDERDLAELYTTWLAKSYRVRTVNDGRAALDELDDEVSVVLLDRRMPDLSGDEVLDALHERGLDCRVAMVTAVEPDTDVIDMGFDDYLVKPVSKEKLTRTVANLLVRDEYGEGVRRLFSLASKKALLESETKTNALEESEKYQGLLDDIESLRAELDDKLAQLSEDGDLTRIYQDLGEDGSKD, from the coding sequence ATGAGCGACGATACCCCCCTCGTCCTCGTCGTCGAGGACGAACGTGACCTAGCCGAACTCTACACGACGTGGCTCGCCAAGTCCTACCGCGTGCGAACGGTGAACGACGGTCGAGCGGCGCTCGACGAACTCGACGACGAAGTCAGCGTCGTACTACTGGATCGACGGATGCCGGACCTCTCCGGCGACGAAGTCCTCGACGCGCTCCACGAACGGGGACTCGACTGCCGTGTCGCGATGGTGACGGCCGTCGAACCCGACACGGACGTGATCGACATGGGCTTCGACGATTACCTCGTCAAGCCGGTGTCCAAAGAGAAACTGACCCGCACGGTGGCGAACTTGCTCGTCCGCGACGAGTACGGCGAGGGTGTCCGCAGGCTCTTCTCGCTCGCCTCGAAGAAAGCCCTGCTCGAATCGGAGACGAAGACGAACGCGCTCGAGGAGTCCGAGAAGTACCAGGGACTGCTCGACGATATCGAGAGTCTCCGGGCGGAACTCGACGACAAGCTCGCCCAGCTCAGCGAGGACGGAGACCTGACAAGAATATATCAGGATCTCGGCGAAGACGGCAGCAAAGACTAG